One part of the Bradyrhizobium sp. CB1650 genome encodes these proteins:
- a CDS encoding DUF4189 domain-containing protein gives MASNVVARRCAMFCFVLSVVVTGARYITEAHAAGAFAVGKCGAYGQAYDYAGEHEARAAAQKQCKGDCTTVTMKRACAAMSVDLANPCGAYGYAVKPKISASLNAATRECYKYGGKECVIRAWACDAKG, from the coding sequence ATGGCTTCGAATGTCGTCGCGCGTCGTTGCGCGATGTTTTGCTTTGTCTTGTCGGTTGTTGTCACTGGCGCCCGTTACATCACCGAAGCCCACGCCGCCGGCGCGTTCGCAGTCGGCAAGTGCGGCGCCTACGGCCAGGCTTATGACTATGCCGGCGAGCACGAGGCACGCGCGGCCGCGCAGAAGCAGTGCAAGGGCGATTGCACGACGGTGACGATGAAGCGCGCCTGCGCCGCAATGTCGGTCGATCTCGCCAATCCTTGCGGCGCCTATGGCTACGCCGTCAAGCCGAAGATCTCCGCCTCGCTCAATGCCGCCACGCGCGAATGCTACAAGTATGGCGGCAAGGAATGCGTGATCCGCGCCTGGGCCTGCGACGCCAAGGGCTAG
- a CDS encoding XdhC family protein, which translates to MKLEILHELNAERAARRPVILVTDTESGEQRLVKAKDFAKDPLRAELEKQLRAGKSANVEAAGKKLFLNVYAPTAKLVIVGAVHISQALAPLARSLGYDVTVVDPRTAFASPERFPDIPLVAEWPDTALPPLNVDAYTAFVAVTHDPKIDDPALLHAFERNCFYIGALGSRKTHAKRGDRLRAQGAKESDIARIHAPIGLAIGAVSPSEIAVAIMAEITAVLRLPPKEKEEAA; encoded by the coding sequence GTGAAGCTCGAGATCCTGCACGAACTCAATGCCGAGCGCGCCGCGCGCCGGCCGGTGATCCTGGTGACCGATACCGAGAGCGGCGAGCAGCGGCTGGTGAAGGCCAAGGATTTTGCCAAGGACCCGCTGCGCGCCGAACTCGAAAAACAGCTTCGCGCGGGCAAGAGCGCCAATGTCGAGGCTGCCGGCAAGAAACTGTTCCTCAACGTCTACGCGCCGACCGCAAAACTCGTCATCGTCGGCGCGGTCCATATCAGCCAGGCGCTCGCGCCGCTGGCGCGTTCGCTCGGCTATGACGTCACCGTGGTCGATCCGCGCACGGCGTTTGCGAGCCCCGAGCGCTTCCCCGACATTCCGCTCGTGGCCGAATGGCCTGACACGGCGTTGCCGCCGCTCAATGTCGATGCCTACACCGCCTTCGTCGCAGTGACGCACGATCCGAAGATCGATGATCCCGCGCTGCTGCACGCCTTCGAGCGCAACTGCTTCTATATCGGCGCGCTCGGCTCGCGGAAGACGCACGCCAAGCGCGGCGACCGGCTGCGGGCGCAGGGCGCCAAGGAGAGCGACATCGCGCGCATTCATGCACCCATTGGCCTTGCGATCGGCGCGGTCTCGCCGTCCGAGATTGCGGTCGCAATCATGGCCGAGATCACCGCGGTGCTCCGTCTGCCTCCAAAAGAAAAAGAAGAAGCGGCATGA
- a CDS encoding metalloregulator ArsR/SmtB family transcription factor, whose amino-acid sequence MTEAAPNPVTTVMRALADPTRRAVFERVFESKEISVAELTRGSGVTQGAISQHLKSLKQAGLVAERAAGRNVYYRAAPQGLEPLVEWMDHYGVFWRERFQNLRTLLKEIDP is encoded by the coding sequence ATGACCGAGGCCGCCCCAAACCCCGTCACGACCGTCATGCGCGCGCTGGCCGATCCGACCCGGCGCGCGGTGTTCGAGCGAGTCTTCGAGAGCAAGGAGATCAGCGTCGCCGAGCTGACGCGCGGCAGCGGCGTGACCCAGGGCGCGATTTCGCAACACCTGAAATCCCTCAAGCAGGCCGGCCTCGTCGCCGAGCGTGCCGCGGGCCGCAACGTCTACTACCGCGCCGCCCCGCAAGGGCTCGAGCCGCTGGTCGAATGGATGGACCATTACGGCGTGTTCTGGCGCGAGCGCTTCCAAAACCTGCGTACCCTGTTGAAGGAGATCGATCCGTGA
- a CDS encoding ABC transporter ATP-binding protein, which translates to MSGTPGNGIAIDVKGLTKSFGGREVVHDLSMQVKRGSIYGFLGPNGSGKTTTIRILCGLLTPDSGEGTCLGYDIRRDADRIKRQVGYMTQRFSLYQDLSVRENLEFVARLYGLRDARGAARDMITRLGLSGREEQLAGELSGGWKQRLALGACTLPNPQLLLLDEPTAGVDPKARRDFWNEIHALAADGLTVLVSTHYMDEAERCHEIAYIAYGHLLAHGTVDEVIAKSALSTYTVTGEDLNGLAADLTGKPGVDMVAPFGTSLHVSGRDVAALEASIAPWREKSGLHWQKSSPSLEDVFIELMGRSRDNFQ; encoded by the coding sequence ATGAGCGGGACACCCGGCAACGGCATCGCGATCGACGTCAAGGGCCTGACGAAGTCGTTCGGCGGCCGCGAGGTCGTGCACGATCTGTCGATGCAGGTGAAGCGCGGCTCGATCTACGGCTTCCTCGGGCCCAACGGCTCGGGCAAGACCACGACCATCCGCATCCTGTGCGGCCTGCTCACGCCGGACAGCGGCGAGGGCACCTGTCTCGGCTACGACATCCGCCGCGACGCCGACCGCATCAAGCGCCAGGTCGGCTACATGACCCAGCGCTTCAGCCTGTATCAGGACCTCTCGGTGCGCGAGAACCTGGAGTTCGTGGCGCGGCTCTACGGCCTGCGCGATGCCCGCGGCGCTGCGCGCGACATGATCACGCGGCTCGGGCTGTCGGGCCGCGAGGAGCAGCTCGCGGGCGAGCTCTCCGGCGGCTGGAAGCAGCGGCTGGCACTCGGCGCCTGCACCTTGCCCAATCCGCAGCTCTTGCTGCTCGACGAGCCGACCGCGGGCGTCGATCCCAAGGCGCGGCGCGATTTCTGGAACGAGATCCATGCGCTTGCGGCCGACGGTCTCACCGTGCTGGTCTCCACCCACTACATGGACGAAGCCGAGCGCTGTCACGAGATCGCCTACATCGCCTATGGCCATCTGCTGGCGCACGGCACGGTGGACGAGGTGATCGCGAAATCCGCGCTCAGCACCTACACCGTGACGGGCGAGGATCTGAACGGCCTTGCGGCCGATCTCACCGGCAAGCCCGGCGTCGACATGGTGGCACCGTTCGGCACTTCGCTGCACGTCTCGGGGCGCGACGTCGCGGCGCTGGAGGCGAGCATCGCGCCGTGGCGTGAGAAGAGCGGCCTGCACTGGCAGAAATCGTCACCTTCGCTCGAGGACGTGTTCATCGAACTGATGGGCCGCTCGAGGGATAATTTCCAATGA
- a CDS encoding DUF2000 family protein, protein MQFDTKIAVVIRADLQAWQKLNVASFLTSGIAAAFPECIGEPYEDGSGTKYLSLIGQPILIYGADGPALSRALDRALSRGVTPAVYTEDMFKTTHDAANREAVRAAARAELNLVGIALRAERKVIDKIVDGLKFHS, encoded by the coding sequence ATGCAATTCGACACCAAGATCGCGGTCGTGATCCGCGCCGATCTTCAGGCCTGGCAGAAGCTCAACGTTGCATCCTTTCTCACCAGCGGCATCGCGGCGGCCTTTCCCGAATGCATCGGCGAGCCCTATGAAGACGGCTCGGGAACGAAATATCTCTCGCTGATAGGCCAGCCGATCCTGATCTACGGTGCCGACGGTCCCGCTTTGTCGCGGGCGCTCGACCGGGCGCTGTCGCGTGGCGTCACGCCGGCAGTCTACACCGAGGACATGTTCAAGACCACGCACGACGCCGCCAACCGGGAGGCGGTGAGGGCGGCTGCCCGCGCCGAGCTCAATCTCGTCGGCATCGCCCTGCGCGCCGAGCGCAAGGTGATCGACAAGATCGTCGATGGCTTGAAATTCCATAGCTGA
- a CDS encoding TetR/AcrR family transcriptional regulator — protein MSKKPIRISAPPDIRATAKGGAPKGAVAAAPNRAERAAERRAAIVEAALEEFIARGFAATRLDDIAKRAGVAKGTIYLHFKDKESMFEELVRIVIVPVVERLNALPPPTGSVRDLVEAFASNFLKEVANTRRGDLVRLIVAEGPRFPAVADFYYREVVSRGIAGMRALIELGIARGEIHQKNLARFPQILVAPAMIAVIWQSLFARHAPLDAQEMLRVHLDLIFGERRTT, from the coding sequence ATGTCAAAGAAGCCGATCCGGATCTCCGCGCCGCCAGACATCCGCGCCACCGCAAAGGGCGGCGCGCCCAAAGGAGCCGTTGCAGCCGCACCGAACCGCGCCGAGCGGGCGGCGGAGCGGCGCGCGGCGATCGTGGAGGCGGCGCTGGAGGAATTCATCGCCCGCGGCTTCGCGGCGACGCGGCTCGACGACATCGCCAAGCGCGCGGGCGTCGCCAAGGGCACGATCTACCTGCACTTCAAGGACAAGGAATCGATGTTCGAGGAGCTGGTCCGCATCGTGATCGTGCCGGTGGTGGAGCGGCTCAACGCCCTGCCGCCGCCGACCGGCTCGGTGCGCGATCTGGTCGAGGCCTTTGCCAGCAACTTCCTCAAAGAGGTCGCGAACACCAGGCGCGGCGATCTCGTGCGCCTGATCGTGGCGGAGGGGCCGCGCTTCCCGGCGGTGGCGGATTTCTACTATCGCGAGGTCGTCTCGCGCGGGATCGCAGGCATGCGCGCGCTGATCGAGCTCGGCATCGCCCGCGGTGAGATCCACCAGAAGAACCTCGCGCGCTTCCCCCAGATCCTGGTCGCGCCGGCGATGATCGCGGTGATCTGGCAGAGCCTGTTTGCGCGGCATGCGCCGCTCGATGCGCAGGAGATGCTGCGCGTCCATCTTGATTTGATTTTTGGTGAACGGAGGACGACATGA
- a CDS encoding SRPBCC domain-containing protein, producing MSAAELKAQTQDIVVDEVFPHATETIWKALTSAQLIGRWLMPPTGFEATEGKAFTFQTTPGGAWDGVIHCRVLEVVPNRRLAYAWKGGDQRNTGYGAPLDTVVTWSLTPVEAGTRIRLVHAGFVMPRNESAYNVMSGGWKKVVRQLDEISGEE from the coding sequence GTGAGTGCAGCCGAGTTGAAAGCCCAAACGCAGGACATCGTCGTCGACGAGGTCTTCCCTCACGCCACCGAAACGATCTGGAAGGCGCTGACCAGCGCCCAGTTGATCGGGCGCTGGCTGATGCCGCCGACCGGTTTCGAGGCGACCGAAGGCAAGGCCTTCACATTCCAGACCACCCCGGGTGGCGCCTGGGACGGCGTGATTCATTGCCGTGTTCTCGAGGTCGTGCCGAACCGGCGGCTCGCCTACGCCTGGAAGGGCGGCGATCAGCGCAACACCGGCTACGGCGCGCCGCTCGACACCGTCGTGACCTGGTCCCTCACCCCGGTCGAGGCCGGCACGCGGATCCGTCTGGTTCACGCGGGCTTCGTCATGCCCAGGAACGAGTCGGCCTACAACGTCATGAGCGGCGGTTGGAAGAAGGTCGTCAGACAGCTCGACGAGATCAGCGGCGAAGAGTGA
- a CDS encoding efflux RND transporter periplasmic adaptor subunit, which produces MRSSQAIFGFALALVLATGLAGCMEKRDPGFQGWVEADMIYVSPDESGRVTKLNVREGDEVKVGDHLYSVDDDLQLADLNQNKATLANAQQTYDRAASLSKTGSGTQANLDSAVSALRVAEARVATSETRLARRRGFAPVAGTIQQIYFREGEMVAAQRPVLSIMPPGNMKLRFFVPEAELPKLAIGDQVRVSCDNCAADLTAKIYFIATSAEYTPPVIYSLDERNKLVYLIQARPSRPDALRVGQPIDVHLNPKTPVADKQ; this is translated from the coding sequence ATGAGGTCGTCGCAAGCAATTTTTGGTTTTGCGTTGGCCCTCGTCCTCGCAACCGGCCTTGCCGGCTGCATGGAGAAGCGCGATCCCGGCTTCCAGGGCTGGGTCGAGGCCGACATGATTTACGTCAGCCCCGATGAGTCCGGCCGGGTGACGAAGCTCAACGTCCGCGAGGGGGACGAGGTCAAGGTCGGCGATCACCTCTATTCCGTCGACGACGATCTCCAGCTTGCCGATCTCAATCAGAACAAGGCGACGCTCGCGAATGCGCAGCAGACCTATGATCGCGCTGCCTCGCTCAGCAAGACCGGCTCCGGTACGCAGGCCAATCTCGATTCAGCGGTCTCGGCCCTGCGGGTCGCGGAAGCACGCGTGGCGACCTCGGAGACGCGGCTGGCGCGGCGCAGGGGTTTTGCGCCGGTCGCCGGCACCATCCAGCAGATCTATTTCCGCGAAGGTGAGATGGTCGCGGCGCAGCGGCCGGTGCTCTCGATCATGCCGCCCGGCAATATGAAGCTGCGCTTCTTCGTGCCGGAGGCCGAGCTGCCGAAGCTCGCAATCGGCGACCAGGTCCGCGTGTCCTGCGACAATTGTGCGGCCGACCTCACCGCAAAGATCTACTTCATCGCGACCTCGGCCGAATACACTCCGCCGGTGATCTACAGCCTCGATGAGCGCAACAAGCTCGTCTATCTCATCCAGGCGCGGCCCTCGCGGCCGGATGCCCTGCGGGTGGGGCAGCCGATCGACGTCCATCTCAATCCAAAAACTCCGGTGGCGGACAAGCAATGA
- a CDS encoding molybdopterin-binding/glycosyltransferase family 2 protein translates to MKFGPASPKDAIGGVTVHTLRQGPLVLKKGTTIGPAEVEALERAGIKDIVVVRMEEGDVSEDVAAASIALAVGGEGIHVERAFTGRANLFAARPGVLVIDRAAVDRINNVDEAITFATLSAFKPVVEGEMVGTVKIIPFGVEGALRDAAVNAAGRDVMKVAPYVIKRVGVVSTLLPGLSAKVVDKTLRVTAERLAPAGASIIAERRVQHEERALSAAIEELLGLGSELVIVFGASAIADRRDVIPAAVTGIGGEIEHFGMPVDPGNLLLIARAGGVPVLGAPGCARSPVENGFDWVLMRLLAGIEVTRAELMGMGVGGLLMEIVTRPQPRAQPETEGNSKVAAIVLAAGRSTRMGGPNKLLAELDGKKLVRLATEQALASKASEVIVVTGHQAELVEQALQGLKVKFVRNPDFAGGIAGSVKAGIAAVPEASDGALVCLGDMPLIDAGLIDRLIDGFAPDRGNLIVVPVSEGRRGNPVLWSRRFFKELMTLDGDIGARHLIAKHAEAVAEVPVDGESAFLDIDTPQALEAARRG, encoded by the coding sequence ATGAAATTCGGCCCGGCGAGCCCCAAGGATGCGATCGGCGGGGTGACCGTCCACACCCTGCGCCAGGGCCCGCTGGTGCTGAAGAAGGGCACGACGATCGGCCCTGCCGAGGTCGAGGCGCTGGAGCGCGCCGGCATCAAGGACATCGTCGTGGTGCGCATGGAGGAGGGCGACGTCTCCGAGGACGTCGCGGCCGCCAGCATCGCGCTCGCCGTCGGCGGCGAGGGCATTCATGTCGAGCGCGCCTTCACCGGCCGCGCCAATTTGTTCGCCGCGCGCCCCGGCGTGCTGGTGATCGACCGCGCCGCGGTCGACCGCATCAACAATGTCGACGAGGCCATCACCTTTGCCACGCTCTCCGCCTTCAAACCGGTGGTCGAGGGCGAGATGGTCGGCACCGTCAAGATCATCCCGTTCGGCGTCGAAGGAGCCTTGCGCGATGCCGCGGTGAATGCCGCGGGCAGGGACGTGATGAAGGTCGCGCCTTACGTGATCAAGCGCGTCGGCGTGGTCTCGACGCTGCTGCCCGGCCTGTCCGCCAAAGTGGTCGACAAGACGCTGCGCGTCACCGCCGAGCGGCTGGCGCCGGCCGGCGCCAGCATCATCGCCGAGCGACGGGTCCAGCACGAGGAGCGGGCGCTGTCGGCTGCGATCGAGGAACTGCTCGGGCTTGGCTCCGAGCTCGTGATCGTGTTCGGCGCCTCCGCGATCGCCGACCGCCGCGACGTGATCCCGGCGGCTGTCACGGGAATCGGCGGCGAGATCGAGCATTTTGGCATGCCGGTCGATCCCGGCAACCTGCTGCTGATCGCTCGCGCCGGCGGCGTGCCGGTGCTGGGCGCGCCCGGCTGCGCGCGCTCGCCGGTCGAGAACGGATTCGACTGGGTGCTGATGCGGCTCCTGGCCGGCATCGAGGTGACGCGCGCCGAGCTGATGGGCATGGGCGTCGGCGGCCTGTTGATGGAGATCGTCACGCGGCCGCAGCCGCGCGCCCAGCCGGAGACCGAGGGCAACAGCAAGGTCGCGGCCATCGTGCTTGCGGCGGGACGCTCGACCCGGATGGGCGGACCGAACAAGCTGCTCGCCGAGCTCGACGGCAAGAAGCTGGTTCGTCTCGCGACCGAGCAGGCGCTGGCCTCAAAAGCATCCGAGGTGATCGTCGTCACCGGCCATCAGGCCGAGCTGGTCGAGCAGGCCCTGCAAGGCCTGAAGGTGAAGTTCGTCCGCAATCCGGATTTCGCCGGCGGCATTGCAGGCTCGGTCAAGGCCGGCATCGCGGCCGTGCCGGAGGCCAGCGACGGCGCCCTCGTCTGTCTCGGCGACATGCCGCTGATCGACGCAGGCCTGATCGACCGCCTGATCGACGGCTTTGCGCCGGACCGCGGCAATCTCATCGTCGTGCCTGTCAGCGAAGGCCGTCGCGGCAATCCCGTGCTGTGGTCGCGCCGCTTCTTCAAGGAGCTGATGACGCTCGACGGCGACATCGGCGCACGCCATCTCATCGCAAAGCACGCCGAGGCCGTCGCCGAAGTGCCGGTCGACGGCGAGAGCGCCTTCCTCGACATCGACACGCCGCAGGCGCTGGAAGCGGCAAGACGCGGATAG
- a CDS encoding GFA family protein, which produces MNKPYTGGCACGAIRYSIVGEPLFSNDCQCRDCQRESGTGHGSYLSFARSAVTLIGEAKHWDMVADSGNVKTRGFCSVCGLPVYVTYAAISDVFTIRAASLDEPARYKPQAVTYAARGHGWDQLDPNLPKFEGMPPA; this is translated from the coding sequence ATGAACAAGCCCTATACCGGCGGCTGCGCCTGCGGCGCGATCCGCTATTCGATTGTCGGCGAACCCCTGTTCAGCAACGACTGCCAGTGCCGCGACTGCCAGCGCGAAAGCGGCACCGGCCACGGTTCATATCTCAGCTTCGCGCGCAGCGCCGTGACGTTGATCGGCGAAGCAAAGCACTGGGACATGGTCGCCGACAGCGGCAATGTGAAGACCCGCGGCTTCTGCTCGGTGTGCGGTTTGCCGGTCTACGTGACCTACGCGGCGATATCCGACGTTTTCACCATCCGCGCCGCGAGTCTCGACGAGCCGGCGCGCTACAAGCCGCAGGCGGTCACTTACGCCGCACGCGGCCACGGCTGGGATCAACTCGATCCGAACCTGCCGAAGTTCGAGGGCATGCCGCCGGCGTGA